A stretch of the Sphingosinithalassobacter tenebrarum genome encodes the following:
- a CDS encoding phosphodiester glycosidase family protein has translation MPVLLALLSGCNADDSASRTGGSAIDRACEPVTFEGTPFTVCHAIRDKHRIRLVDRDADGNPMRDFPPLEARLGADWPRIAFAMNAGMFNEDGAPIGYYVEAGNQTKPLNRREGPGNFHLLPNGVFWGNAKGWHVTETEAFAADRPEFPDFATQSGPMLVIDGRLHPEFSENGVSQLIRNGVGVDEKGDAWFAISEAPVSFGRFARLFRDRLDCPDALFLDGQVSRLWDPPGNRRLPGALIGPIVVVTQKE, from the coding sequence ATGCCGGTTTTGCTGGCTCTGCTCTCCGGCTGCAATGCGGATGATTCCGCATCGCGCACCGGTGGTTCCGCGATCGATCGCGCCTGCGAGCCGGTGACGTTCGAAGGCACGCCCTTCACTGTCTGCCATGCGATACGCGACAAGCACCGCATCCGCCTGGTCGATCGCGATGCCGATGGCAATCCGATGCGGGACTTTCCCCCGCTCGAAGCACGGCTCGGCGCCGACTGGCCGCGCATCGCCTTCGCCATGAACGCGGGCATGTTCAACGAAGACGGCGCGCCGATCGGCTATTATGTCGAGGCCGGCAACCAGACCAAGCCGCTCAACCGCCGCGAAGGGCCGGGCAATTTCCACTTGCTCCCCAACGGCGTCTTCTGGGGCAATGCCAAGGGCTGGCACGTCACCGAAACCGAGGCCTTCGCCGCCGACCGCCCCGAATTTCCCGATTTCGCCACGCAATCCGGCCCGATGCTGGTGATCGACGGCAGGCTTCACCCAGAATTCAGCGAAAACGGCGTGTCGCAGCTCATCCGCAACGGCGTCGGCGTCGACGAAAAGGGCGACGCATGGTTCGCGATCAGCGAGGCGCCGGTGTCCTTCGGCCGCTTCGCCCGCCTGTTTCGCGACCGGCTGGATTGTCCCGACGCATTGTTCCTCGACGGTCAGGTCTCGCGCCTGTGGGACCCGCCCGGCAATCGCCGCCTGCCCGGCGCGCTGATCGGCCCGATTGTCGTCGTGACGCAGAAGGAGTAG